From Leptotrichia wadei, one genomic window encodes:
- a CDS encoding SDR family NAD(P)-dependent oxidoreductase encodes MLKNYHIETLINNAGFGMYGDIKEQSLNKISDMLHLNVEALTLLSSLYVQDYHNEKDSQLINISSTGGYTIVPNVIIYCATKFYVNAFTEGLALELKQNNAQLKAKVLAPAATKTDFGNVATDKTDFDYDKSYSNYHTSEEMADFLIQLYESDKTVGYINRETFEFDLSDGFFQNAFSSKNNMKF; translated from the coding sequence TTGTTAAAAAATTATCACATTGAAACTTTAATAAACAATGCAGGTTTTGGAATGTATGGTGATATAAAAGAGCAGTCTTTAAATAAAATTTCAGATATGCTTCATCTCAATGTAGAAGCATTAACTTTGTTATCTTCCTTATACGTCCAAGATTACCACAACGAAAAAGATTCTCAATTAATCAATATCTCCTCAACAGGAGGTTACACAATCGTTCCAAACGTAATTATCTACTGTGCCACAAAATTTTACGTAAATGCCTTCACAGAAGGACTCGCACTAGAATTAAAGCAAAACAACGCACAATTAAAAGCAAAAGTCCTAGCACCCGCCGCAACCAAAACTGACTTTGGAAATGTCGCAACTGATAAGACTGATTTTGATTATGATAAATCTTATTCAAACTATCATACATCCGAAGAAATGGCAGATTTTCTCATTCAACTTTACGAAAGCGACAAAACTGTCGGTTACATCAATCGTGAAACTTTTGAATTTGACTTATCCGATGGATTTTTTCAAAATGCGTTTAGTTCTAAAAATAATATGAAATTTTAA
- a CDS encoding MATE family efflux transporter, which yields MKKFNFSVDLINDSILKSLLIFSIPILVSNIFQQLYNMADIAIVGHTLGDNSLAAIGASAAIFELIFGFALGIGNGLSMVAARSYGANNKNLLKKSVAGSIVIGLMVTLAVMILSRFILMPLLKILHTPENIINEAFEYINIITMFIGVTFSYNLSSGLLRAIGNSFMSLVFLVIASILNIFLDIYFITSLKMGIGGAAVATVIAQAISVILSVIYIYIKEPILIPRKKHFRFDAKLYRELLGQGISMGLMIAIVLTGSLILQYAINGFGYLIIAGHTSARKLMGFCNIPLTTMALALATFVSQNKGADRVDRIRKGVFYANLMDIFFAIGITIFVYLFSKNMIHLMSGSNSKVVLYNGSTYLKIASPFFTILGVLFNLRYALQALGEKVIPLVSSIIEFFGKIIFVIFIVPKLGYFGVMICEPLIWIVMTGQLAWAFYGNEYIRKKNWNNKKTGHC from the coding sequence ATGAAAAAATTTAATTTTTCTGTTGATTTAATAAATGACAGCATTTTAAAATCACTACTGATTTTTTCGATACCGATTTTAGTGTCAAATATTTTTCAGCAACTTTACAATATGGCGGATATTGCTATTGTCGGACACACTTTAGGAGACAATTCACTTGCAGCAATTGGGGCCTCAGCAGCAATTTTTGAGCTAATTTTCGGTTTTGCGCTTGGAATTGGGAATGGGCTTAGTATGGTTGCAGCGAGAAGTTATGGAGCGAATAATAAAAATCTTTTGAAAAAATCGGTTGCAGGTTCGATTGTTATTGGACTTATGGTAACACTTGCTGTAATGATTTTATCAAGATTTATTTTAATGCCGTTGCTAAAAATTTTACACACACCTGAAAATATCATAAATGAAGCGTTTGAATACATAAATATTATAACAATGTTCATAGGAGTAACTTTTTCCTATAATTTGTCATCAGGACTTTTGAGAGCAATCGGAAACAGTTTTATGTCGCTTGTATTTTTAGTAATTGCTTCAATTTTAAATATTTTTCTTGATATTTATTTCATAACTTCCCTAAAAATGGGAATTGGTGGTGCAGCAGTCGCAACTGTTATCGCACAAGCAATATCTGTAATTTTAAGCGTAATTTATATTTACATAAAAGAACCAATTTTAATCCCTAGAAAAAAACATTTCCGATTCGATGCAAAATTATACAGAGAATTGCTCGGACAAGGAATCTCAATGGGCTTAATGATTGCAATTGTATTAACAGGATCACTAATTTTACAATACGCAATAAACGGATTTGGCTATTTAATTATCGCTGGACACACTTCGGCAAGGAAATTAATGGGATTTTGCAACATTCCACTAACAACAATGGCACTTGCACTAGCAACCTTCGTTTCTCAAAATAAAGGAGCCGACAGAGTCGACAGAATACGAAAAGGAGTATTTTACGCAAACCTAATGGACATCTTTTTTGCAATCGGAATCACAATTTTCGTTTACCTATTTTCAAAAAATATGATTCACCTAATGTCTGGCTCAAACTCCAAAGTAGTCCTTTACAACGGTTCAACCTACCTAAAAATAGCCTCACCATTTTTCACAATATTAGGCGTTTTATTCAACTTAAGATACGCTCTACAAGCTCTAGGAGAAAAAGTAATCCCTCTAGTTTCCAGTATAATCGAATTTTTTGGGAAAATAATTTTCGTAATTTTTATTGTGCCAAAGTTGGGGTATTTCGGTGTAATGATTTGCGAACCACTGATTTGGATTGTGATGACTGGGCAGTTGGCTTGGGCGTTTTATGGGAATGAGTATATTAGGAAAAAAAACTGGAATAATAAAAAAACAGGGCATTGTTAA